The proteins below come from a single Jaculus jaculus isolate mJacJac1 chromosome X, mJacJac1.mat.Y.cur, whole genome shotgun sequence genomic window:
- the LOC101594615 gene encoding melanoma-associated antigen 10-like, producing MPPPQKRRCCRAEEDVQSQSETQDEVDVEETIDQVDSSSSSTSSSSAPSSSSFPLFYSPLSSTSEENYTDSWKSNHSETPQSVQSSSSTAMNSPQCSPSDQGSHEQNEEGPSPSKDLQCVAPLSSSELNMNICNLVQFLLLKYGMGELTTEAEMLNDVVSNYQEYYPMIFSETSKCMQLVFGIEVKEVETCGHTFVLVPALNLTYHGMASSIQGIPKTGLLILVLCIIFKEGSCASEEVLWTVLNSVGLYADRYDTTYGYTRRLIIKDFVQEGYLEYQQVPHTDPACYEFLWGPRAHAEISKIKILEFLYNIYRSDPNFCPMWPAEALRDEEEDKASGAPADEGPAMHGAGSSAQAACSDDKARQ from the coding sequence ATGCCTCCACCTCAGAAGCGTAGATGCTGTAGAGCTGAGGAAGATGTTCAGTCCCAGAGTGAAACACAAGATGAAGTGGATGTGGAGGAGACCATAGACCAGGTCGATTCCTCATCCTCTTCtacatcctcctcctctgccccttCTTCATCCTCATTTCCCTTGTTCTATTCACCACTTTCAAGCACCTCAGAGGAGAACTAtactgattcttggaaatcaaatCATTCTGAGACTCCTCAGAGTGttcagtcctcctcctccactgctATGAACTCTCCTCAATGTAGCCCATCTGATCAGGGCTCCCATGAACAAAATGAGGAGGGACCATCACCCTCAAAGGACCTTCAGTGTGTTGCTCCCTTGTCCTCAAGTGAGttaaatatgaatatatgtaaCTTAGTACAGTTCTTGCTCCTCAAGTATGGGATGGGTGAGCTGACCACTGAGGCAGAAATGCTGAATGATGTCGTTAGTAATTACCAGGAGTACTACCCTATGATTTTTAGTGAGACATCTAAGTGCATGCAGCTGGTCTTTGGTATTGAGGTGAAGGAAGTGGAAACTTGTGGCCACACCTTTGTTCTTGTGCCTGCCCTGAACCTCACATATCATGGAATGGCAAGTAGTATCCAGGGCATACCTAAGACAGGCCTTCTGATACTGGTCCTATGTATAATCTTCAAGGAGGGCAGCTGTGCCAGTGAGGAGGTGCTCTGGACAGTGTTGAACAGTGTAGGGCTCTATGCTGACAGGTATGATACCACATATGGGTATACTAGGAGACTGATCATTAAGGATTTTGTACAGGAAGGGTACCTGGAGTATCAGCAGGTGCCCCACACTGATCCTGCTTGCTATGAGTTCCTGTGGGGCCCAAGGGCACATGCTGAAATCAGCAAGATTAAAATCCTAGAGTTTTTGTATAATATCTATAGGTCTGATCCCAATTTCTGCCCCATGTGGCCGGCAGAGGCTTTGAGAGATGAGGAAGAGGACAAGGCCAGTGGTGCCCCAGCAGATGAAGGTCCTGCCATGCACGGTGCAGGTTCTAGTGCACAGGCAGCCTGCAGCGACGATAAGGCCAGGCAGTGA